The Brassica napus cultivar Da-Ae chromosome C7, Da-Ae, whole genome shotgun sequence genomic interval CACAAATTCTTTTCCTGTATTTTTTTCGGAGAACTGGAAAAATGGGACACTTTGAACTTTGTTTGTCACAATAAGACTTCTCATACTTTAAGCAATTCTGGACatgttttacctttttttaatgggaaaaatagtaaattgaattttaaaaatgtaaaaaatatgaaaactgttggaaacataagtacgacaatatatatatgtttaaacttttttttaaaaaaatggaatcatattttattttatcttctagtTCCAGTTAGAATACTCAGGTAATCTACCTAGTTTATATGtctgattctaagttttaaacatagatatatCAAGGGTATATACCGTAAACTAACATTTCTTGTATATTCTAGCAAAGATAGAATCAGTTACGTTATAATAAAGAAAGATGTCTTCGGTCTACCTACAGCTTGATAACGATATATAGCCACAACTCAATGATATATGTCGGTTATATTATGCGACATAACTTGTTCTACCTTTTACCTTATATGACGCCTACAGAAAAATACATTTCTCACCTACTATACGGTGTTCTGCTTAGGTAGTGTACATATTCtaggcaaatcgtgaaaatatgGAAACTTTCATATTCGGTTAAAGAAgtttcctaaatctaaactaaatctaccctaaatctctcaaaatatatttgagaatattttctccacattcttctcctcctcctccgcccaCGATCTTTTACTCTTCGTTtctgtttctctcttcttcatccaaaaagtcatctcttctctctatcaatACAACATGGTTCTAATCTATGTTAAATCAGGTGAATGGGTGTCTAGTTGCAGTGAAGAGTGGAGTTTTGTGGTAGACAAAGCAAGGTGTGGTCGAATGGTAACATTAGAAACTACTAATCCATTGGAGAAGCTCAAGAGGATTGTGTGTGAGGATTATGGGGTGGACCATAATGTTCTTAATACCGAGTTCAGTTATTCGATGGTGAATCAAAGAAAGAATCCTCCAATTGTTATCACCAGTAATCGGTAAACATCTAATTTTGTGGCGTATGCAAAGAGGGATTCATCTACTACCTTGTGTGTCACGTTCTCTGGTTTGGGTGTAAACCCAAAAGAACAAGTCAATATCGATTTGAATAAGGAGCCGTGTGATTCAAGTaatgttgaggatgaagaagttccTGAGATAAATCGAGCAGGTTTTGTGAAGCCGTCAAAGGAGTCTTGTGATAGAAGGAAGGATCATGTCATTGTGGATGGTTCCGGTGATGCTGGGTTAAAGAGTGAAAACAACGGAGAAAGTGAAAAGGATGGTCAAGCTTGGAGAGGAGATTTCATGAAGAATGATCAAATTTTCAGAAGTAAAGGGGTTCTGAAGGCCACAATGGAAATTTTGGCTATGAAGAATAATTTTGATTACACTGTTTTCAAATCCACGAGAAAATAGTTGTATATTCGATGTAAGGATGCATTGTGCAACTGGACTGTGCGTGCAGAAGGTATAGATGGGTCTACATATTTCATGCTCAACCAGTGCGAGGGAAGACATTCATGTGCTCCTTCAAAGAAAAGGAAATTCGGAAAAACAACATCGGTAAAAACAATTGGGACTCTTATACAACATCGATTTGAAGATGCAAACGATGGCCCAAAAGCAAATGAAATCATTCAATTTATGAGATTGGAGCATAGTTGTGAGATTACTTATTGGCACGCTTGGGAAGCTCGTGAGTTTGCTATTGCAGCTGCTAGAGGTATACAAGATCGCAGTTATGCTAAAATGCCAGCATATTTGCATATGATTAAAGAAGCTAATCCTGGTATGCATACTCACTATGAAAGTAATGAGAAAGGATGATTCATGCATCTATTTATGTCATTTGGGCAATCAGTTAGAGGATTCTACAATGCAATGCGAAGGGTGATTGTTGTTGATGGaacttttctgaaaaataaatacaaaagagTTCTACTTGTTTCTACTGCTGTAGATGGTAACTCTAATTTGTATCCGATTGCATTTGGGGTTGTTGATTCGGAGAATGACGATTCATGGGGGTGGTTCTTCAGACAGTTGAAAGTGGATATTACTGATTGTCAAGACCTAGCTTTTGTCTCAGATAGAAATGCATCTATTTCTAAAGCGATTGGGACTGTCTACCCTCAATCAACACATGGAATTTGCATTCATCACTTGTTGACCAATGTGGTTGCATTTTTCAAGACAAAAGGGTTGAGTGCCTTGGTGGAAAAGGCTTCACGGGCATATTGGTACACTGAATTTCAGGAACGTATCACCGAAATTTTTGAAATGAGTCATGAGCTTGGAAGATATCTACGGGAGGCTGATGTGCGCAAATGGGCTCGTTCTCTCTTCTCTGGTGAAAGGTATGACATTAGGACCACAAACCCTGCAGAGTCGATAAATTCAGTTCTGAGAATACCTAGAGAATATCCGGTTATTCCTTTGCTAGATAGTATAAGAGAACTGTTGACTCGATGGTTCTATGAGCGTCGTGTGGTAAGCTCTAAGCATCTTGATCCTTTAACCACTAAGGTGGAGAAAAATATTGATAGGAGAATTCTGAAGGCAAAAGGGTTTCAATTCTACAAGGTTGACGACTTCAAATCGCTTGTGAAAggaaacatatatgattgtcaTGTTGATTTGGAAAGAAGAACATGCACATGTGGGAAGTACAATATAGGAAAAATTCCTTGCTGACACGTCATTTCTGCAATATATTCACGAGGTATGGAAGTATAAACACATGAACTtaggaccaacttatttttggtaatttcagCATATCGACTCCAATCAATCACGTTTTTGTTGGTACAGGCATGGAAATGCACAGATTTACTGACAGCTTATACACCACTGCAGCGTGGAGAACCGCCTATGCGGAATGCATTAATGCAATAGCAGTTCCAGAGTCTGAATGGAATGTCCCTGCTGAGGTTAAACTTGCTAAGGTTTTACCACCAGAGACAAAAAATAGTGATGGTCGGCCAATAAAGAGAAGGtatgaatcagtagaagacaagaTAAATCTTCTCAAGgatcaagaaaaaataaaaagcacAAGTGCAGTCGTTGTGGTACCGAAGGACACAAGAGAGGAACATGTGATTTACCCATCTAGTTTGTTCTGTGTGTTCTGATGTCtctgttttgtttcttattgATCTTGAAACATATTGATCTTCTGTTTAAGAACCTATTTGACTATTTGGTATTTGCTAAACTCTTGAGACTAATCGATCTATGTTTGTGACAATTGGGTATTTGCAAAATTATTGGTTCTAGTAGATGATAATCACCAAGAAATAACAAGAAACATAGTCTTAAacttgtttgaaaaaaaaacaacaatttgAGGCAGCACATGAACATCATGCATATGCAAGGTACATGAAGACcatcaccaaacaacacacaaacaaagcttttatgatcctTAATTCCCTAATGCATTATGTGATCTTCTCTTCACAATGTGCAATTGCATCTTACATCTCTTTAATTCTACTCTCATGGCCTTTCATCATGGCCTCACCAGCTCTCACTGATTTCTGAAACTTGATAATGTCAACAAGCAGCACGTCAAACAGGTCCTGGAAGTCTTCAATTTCCCCAACAACCTATCAGTCCATTTGAACAAGTGGGTTTTGTCTTTCATCATTAACATCCAATAAACAGTTAGATTGAAACAAAGACAAAGTTACATGATTATAAGACTAACCAACTCAGATCCCATCGAACAACGATGAAATAATCTTCCTGGATTTTTAACTGTTTTTGAAGTGAAACGAGACACAGCCTCGCTGCATTTGCATCTCGTGGGAATTCTGCGTTGTTTGGCGACTCGATCTGTTAGAGTGGATGAAGAATTGGCCGAATACATGATTGAGTCGATCTCCAAATTTTCGCCGATGTAATTCTCTCTGTCGAGGAAGAATGAGAAAGAAAAGGGAATATGTCAAAATAATTAgctaaacgacgtcgtttcatacTTCTATAACGTGTATTCTACCAAAGGCAGATcataaaaaatcacaaaatatacgACTACAACAATCTACCAAACGTATGTACTTTGTCTTCGAATCCTCCAAATTAGTTTCAAAACATGGAGCAAAGAAAGTGGCCTGGCAATTGATCAGTTGATAATTAGTATAAGATTTACATTACTAGTGAATAAATAGATGTCATGTGTGTTTGGGGTTATGGTTTCGACTTTGGTTAGAgttaagggtttagggtatatttgAGAttatgggtttagggtttatttagcgtttagagtttttttagggtttagggtttgtttataaattatggATGTATTCTGAATGTGTTTTTGGTCCTCAAGTTTTATGATCATGTAGTACACAATTCTTTGCAGAAAATCAAATTAGAAGAATTAAAAATCCTACAAAAACAAAGATAGAATTGTCACATAATTCCTAGAAAATCCAAAGCTAGAATTGTCACAAATTTTCATCCAAACAAAAGGTAGAGTTTTCCACATAATTAGACACATAATAATTCTCCGAGGTCAAAGACCTATTCTCTCTCCCATGGTGAAGGCACATATCGTGTCATTCCCTCAGCGTAAACGGGATCGGGTGCAGCCTCCCATAAATCCACACCATTCTTCTGTCTGCAACCCATGATTATTTCATCAACCAATAAACTGAGGTCGATACCAAGCAGATGGCATTCCAAATGCTTGAGTGCGTATGCACCGCAGTCACAACAAAACTTGTTCAATCTCATCTTCATAGGCACATCCACGATAGAATATGATGCGAGGAGTAGATGCTTATGTCTTTCAGGTGGTGGAACGGCCTTCACTATCCTAGGAATCATAGCAGCAAACTTCTCAACA includes:
- the LOC106350688 gene encoding uncharacterized protein LOC106350688, translated to MRLEHSCEITYWHAWEAREFAIAAARGIQDRSYAKMPAYLHMIKEANPVRGFYNAMRRVIVVDGTFLKNKYKRVLLVSTAVDGNSNLYPIAFGVVDSENDDSWGWFFRQLKVDITDCQDLAFVSDRNASISKAIGTVYPQSTHGICIHHLLTNVVAFFKTKGLSALVEKASRAYWYTEFQERITEIFEMSHELGRYLREADVRKWARSLFSGERYDIRTTNPAESINSVLRIPREYPVIPLLDSIRELLTRWFYERRVVSSKHLDPLTTKVEKNIDRRILKAKGFQFYKVDDFKSLVKGNIYDCHVDLERRTCTCGNISTPINHVFVGTGMEMHRFTDSLYTTAAWRTAYAECINAIAVPESEWNVPAEVKLAKVLPPETKNSDGRPIKRRYESVEDKINLLKDQEKIKSTSAVVVVPKDTREEHVIYPSSLFCVF